The Paenibacillus sp. RC334 nucleotide sequence AGCTTTCCCTTTGAATTTAACCTCAGCCCCAATTTGTAGCAGGACATCTTTCGGCCCCGTCGTTTGCACTTTATAATACAAAAGATTGTCGTCTTTGCTTGCCCCTGGTTTGGTTTTTCTGGTCATAGAGTAGTTATACTGTTTCAGCTCACCTTTATGGACACCATCGGGTAATCCAAAATAAAACTGAGGGTTCTCTCCTATCGGATCAGGTATCAGTCCCCAACCAAGCCGAGACGCTATACGTTTCAGAAACGACCAGTCCGTCTCGTCGAATTGCATCGTAAATCCCTGTAAAAGCTGATCCTTTAAGCGACTGGTACAATTGGCTTTAGGATATGATTTGAGTACATGTTCAAGCAAAGCCTGTAGCTTCATTTTTACATTTTGAAAGGATTGTCTATGAGGCACTTCATCCAGCTGGCTAGTATAGGATAGGGCTTCGGCGACCAAATAAGCTACATTGGACACCAACTTGATTCTGAACTGCGTGACTAATCCCCGGAACAACACAATCTGTTTCTGATCATCATTCAGGTAAGAAACAACTAACTTAGCTCCTGCCTCCATATGATCCGTATACTCTTCCATTTGAGTGCCGGTTAACACACCCGTTAAAAAGACTTTCACATGCTCATTCATTTTCTGTACAACTTTAATTTTCGGATTTTTAAGAGATAAAACCGTTCCGTTATACTTGATGATTGGATATCCCATGTCTCTGCCCCTTTTTGTCGGTTAGTTTACGTTTATCCGTTGTTTGCTTACGTATTGAATGACATCTTTAATGGTTTGATTATGCCCCTGATCGTTGATGGCCTGATCCAATGCAGGGAGCGTGGTAAAAGTTTTATTTTTCTTTTGAAAGTAGATACCTGCTATAGGAAATGGATCAACTCTACCAGGTCCATGAATTCCGTTATCCACACTACTAATGATGATAACATCCTTTAATCCATCCTTATTCACATCCTTGAAGGCCACCGCTTCTACACCTCCGTAACGTGCGACCCACTCATGATTCCCGTAGAACTCGGGAAATGGATATATAATATGTCCTTGCTCATCTAAAAGGAAGAAAAAGAATTTACGAAGACCTTCCGGATATCCATATGTGGATACAAACCTTCATAACGAATACCCGTATATTGAACACTCAAGAACCGTTCACTTTGCCGTTTAATTTCATAATCAATCTCTACATGAGCTTCAGTACCAGAATCGACATGTTCGTGTAATCCTTTTACCGCTTCGGTCTTAAGAATTTGGTTTAAAGATTTTTGCTTTGCAGTATCCTTGAGTTTTGTAATTTGAGGGTATTTAATCACGATTCCATGTTCCGAATATTTCGCTTGAATGAGTTCGTAGCTTTGCTGTTCAATATGAGCATTTGAGCTGATGCTATGTTCAGAATCAATACAGACTTCTCCACTTCTAGAGAACTCAATGGTAATGTTCTTATCAGAATGATCACTGTTTATTAAAAAACCATCGCGGTGGTCTAAAACTCCGATACTCATGCTATCATGTTGTCGATTCTCGAAAATAATAGGCTCATTCACATCCTTGTTCAAATACCACAAATCAGGGAGCTTCATCTTATCTATTACTATTCTTTCCTGCGTCCACTTTTGCCCAGACAATTCCCACAAAGCAACAAATACTGGGGCTGGATGATATATTGAAACATATCCCCCTAACATCAACCGTATTCCGTGGTCTGAATCTCGAACCACAAAATCCGTAGTTAATTCTGGCCCATCATCGTTAAGCATCTGGGCGTGCACAAGCTGCTTCGCACTCCACCACTGAACAAATGTATATTTACCTCCGATCGTACCTGTTAGCGTATTAGGTGCTCTATAATTCACAACTCTAACGTTTAGCCGTTGATTTTTTAACTGGAACGTTTTCGTTATCACAGTAAGTTTGTTATCAAACTGTTCTGCAAATTCTCCGTCCTTCATCTCTACACTTTCTGGTTCGTTTAGCAACAAATTAAGATCCTGTGTGAAGTCCTGAAGCTTACTTTCTCTGACATCAGAATCCATATTCTCATTGCTGATTATATGAAGTGTCTCTAGCAACGTATCCAGCCTTTTCGAATAGGAAATCATTTTGGCTTCATTTTGGAGAGAAAGCGTATGATTTGTTGCTGCTTTTGAAGAATCATTTTCCTTCGTACATCCGTTCAGTACTACACAGGAAATTAGTAGTAACAGCACGTAACAATTCGCCCGTACTTCAAGTAACTCATGCTGGATATCACGCTCTCTACAATTTATCGTTTATCTCTATACTCATAATCCTCCACTTGCCTGACTGTTTTTCTAATGTAAACGTAATTTCTTTTTTTGCTCTTTCTTCTAATGAATTATCTTTTACCAAATATACTTTTCGGTTCTCATCGCCGCTAATCTCTTCATAACTCAGGTCCAACCCCGAGTAAGATAAATATGCTAAACTGGAAAAATCGATGACATCCTCAAAATCATATGTTTGCCTTGCTGCCAGATCGGTGAGCTGGTCCATTTCAGGGAAAGGTAAGCCAAACCATTTCATAAGATAATCGACTTCCAAGTAATTTTGTATCACAGCCTTGGGATCGGTTGGATATACAAACTTTTTATTTTTATACAAAAGCTCCATTTTTTCTGGTCCTGTTCCATCATATTTTTGATAGACTACGATGGTATGCTCCTGAATGTCACTAAACTCGTAATAATCGACACTTTCAAAGACACCGTCATGATCGGTATCTTTTAACGTCCGAATCCCTTGCCCAGTAGCATTAGGAAAATCAGAATTTATACTTTTAATATGATTATTTTCCAAGGCATATATGGAGAATCCCTCGGAGTAAGCACCTCCATCGCCTATAGAGTATACAACGATAAACTTTTGATCCGTTTGATCCAGCTTCATGATTTTCACATCAGTATTTAGATGCACAACTATAACGGGGTCCTCTAGTTTAGCAATGATGTGATAGCCCGCATCCTCCCGGACTATAAATATGTTGTAAATTTCCTCTTTTTCTAATCCAAAAGCAAGCACGTATTCCAGCTTTCCATCACGGTCCAAATCTTCTTTTATTATTTTTTGAAGATGCTCATTCTTGGGTTGAATTTTCTTTATAAACTGATCTAATGTGTCAGAATCTTGCACAGTAGCTTTACTAGAATCTTTCGTTATCTCAGGACTAACAATAGTTGGTGTAGCTGATTTAGGAGCAATACTTTTTACCTCAACCTCTTTATTCACACCACAACCACTGAAAATTAAAATGACTAAAACAAGTACAAATAACTTTTTATTAATCACACTTCCCCTTCTTTCAAATTTCCTATTTTTATAATAACTCGATTATTTTGATGAAGCCTGTGTAGGTTCAGGGCAAGCAGCTGCAGGCATATTTTTATATACGGGTATCCTAAAAGTAAGAGGTGCGTCCACAGTTTTAAGACCCTTGGAAAAACGATCCGATTTTATATATGCATCCATAATATTGGTAGCATACTGCTTACTAATAGTTCCATTGTTCCTGAAGGAATTTACATTCCACTTTAGGCTATAAAGAGTATCTTGCCCTTTTTGAATATAATTTTCATTAATCCATTTACCTCCGCCGATTATTGCACTATCGACAGAATTCCAGTTCTCTGACTTAGCTTTTTTTGCACCATTTTTGAGTGCATTCCCATCGTTTGCACCAATGCCATACATGTTGTACCAACCGATATATTCCGGGACCTGTCCCTTTCCTAAAGTTGAAGTTCCGCCTCCCGATTCAACCATGGCCTTTGCCGCTAAAAATACTGCACTCGCCTCATTGCCGCCTGCCTTTAGAAATACATCCCCTTTATTAGCCAAACTTTTGCTTAGCACTTTATTAACAGCCTCTTTATTTTGGGTGTTCTTATCATACTTTCCGGACAAAAATTGGAATACACGAGACTCGGTAAGAAAATTACGAGGATCTAAATAATATGAAACTGCCTTAGGAGAAGCAGCATTATATCCTCTATCATATTTAAACTTTGGATCCCTCCAAGACGGTGAGTATCCATATTTGCTCACTTCAGTGCATACCAATCCATTTTTCATTTCTGCCTTGAGAAAACTATTAAAATCTACATTAGTTTCTTCCGCTATAAAACGCCAGGAGGGATGCTGCTTGTGTAATTTTAATAGTGCAGGCCTGTATGATTCCGGGAACTTAGAAAGCTCAGCTTCAAAACTATCATTTTCTGATTTATCAGAAGGTACCTGTGCAGGTTTAGAATCATCCTTCTTAGGTGGTTCTTTAGTGCTCGTATCGATCAGGCCCAACTTCTCGCGAATGGCTCGTCCCGCCTTCTCAGCGGCTAACTTTTGCTTGATATTTCCGCTTGCCTCAGCAGCCATCCAGCGGACGCTTTCTTTTTGCATCTGCTCTTGAGCCCACTTGGGGAACGTGGCCATTTCACGTAACTTGCTTCGAAGTCCCTCTGCCAGCTTTTGCGCTTTACGCATCCCGACCTCGTCGCCGTTTGCTTTAGCGATATACCAATCCTCCTTGTATTTACGCATCCAGGTTTGGGCCCAGTCAGGATAATTCAGTTTTTGTTTCTTTTGTTCTGCCGCAAGATCAAAAGCCTTTGCTTTCCTGTGTGCATTAGCGGTTGTTAAAGCTTTCAACATAGGTGTTGCACCAAACGTTGGTTCTTTCCATTTCATATGCCTTCTCCTTTTTTTAAGAATACTTAGAAGAATCGTATCTCCGACATACATGTATCGTGATATTTGCTTCCTTTCTCTACTGCCTCAATCGTTATTTTCACAAATGAGGTGTGAACGGGATTATCAATAAATTCGTTTCTCATAAAATGGTTATCTATCATCATGGTCTGTCCATTTGAGAACTCTAGTTTCATTCGCTTAACTCTATTATTTGCTTGGAAAGTATCAGATGACTTAGCCAAGCCATTTATGAGTTCGAAACCTTTCAATTCTTGCACAGAACCAAAATCAATCTTAATCCACTCCCCAATCCCGTCTCCCTTAGCCCCTTCACACCATGCTGTACTCGCATCTCCATCCATAATGTTACGGGCAGCATAGGAATTTCCTGCTTGGTCAGAAAGCATAGAAGATGCGCTAATCTTCTTTGCCGGGATACTTTTCCGATATTTCACCAAATCCGTTGTAGTCTGTACCCATTGTGTAGGAACGGTGGGAAATCCTATCCGATGCATGATATCAGGATATTTTATAAGCAGACCTGTTTGAGTATCACGTTGTTCTACTTCTCCCGACGAGTTCAAATAAGCGATTATTCGGCTATCCAATGTTAAAACAGGAGCTTCAGAGGTCTTTGCCAACAACCTCCTATGATCATTCTTTAAATCCAAAATATACGTCTGGTTAGAATTATTGTTGGTATAGACCAGTAGGTCGTTCTGAAGCCATTCTTTAACCTGTATATTCTCTTGTCCCATGCTGATTCGTTTGATTTCTTTATTATTCAGTAGATCAAAAATGATTAAGTTATTATTACCATCCTGAATACAGAGCTTCTTGCTATCTGGAGAAAAATGATCATAAAGAGCAGAATCATTCGTACCTTTATGGCTCAAAATATTGAGCTTTTTAGTAAGTCGTTCCTGAATACTGTATTGATAAAAGGCCCCATTCTTTGTATAAATACATCTACTTAAATCAGGGGATACCACAGCATAGTAACTATTTGGTATATTGAACTGATATATTTTCTTAGACGTGGATAAGTCATAGATTAGGAAGGCGCTGTAATCCAAATAGTTTGTTTCTCTGTATAAAACTATGGCTTTGCCATCATCAGAGATTCGGTGTATCTCCAGTTCACTTTTAGGAAAACTCTCCTTATTATTTGCATATAACTCATCTATAATGTCATCTAAAACAATATAGGTATTACCTGTGGAGTCTTCCATATCCGCCAAATAGTCTAAAGACTCGCTATCATTTTCACCTTGGAGCCACATCCAATTTATTTGTTTTTTATTCTGTGTTGGTTTTACTACCTGATCTGTATTAATTTTATTGTATTCGCTCGATGTTATACTATTATTATGTTGAACACAGCCATATAAAATTGAAAACGCCAAACAACATATTATTGTTGTTTTTCTCACCCAATCCCTACCTCCTAATACTTCTTTCCATTTCATTGCTTCTACTATTTCTTTCTGTCTTTTCGATCAATTATGGTCAGCCCCTGAATTGATGTATTAGGTTCTTCTGTTAAAGAATGTTTCACCACTCCTAGCACAATAAGAAATTGTGTAAACTCGTCTTTATGGATCGTAATACAACCAATTGAAGTTTTATTAGGCAACCGATCTTCGTTAAAACCCTTGTGAATGTTGATACCAGTTGCATTATGGGGCTTCTTGTTTTTACCTTTCGTAGAAGGTACTACTCCTCCATTTCTAACGCGTAACGCTGGATACCTCTTTTTCAGATCATTAATCTTGTGCCATCCACCCACAAATTCATATACCCCATCATTTACCGTGGCATCCTCATTTTCATAATCTGGAAGTGTACTTGCATTATTGCTTGTATATTTAATTTCGCCGTCTATCACCACAATTGCCATCGCTCCATACCGACCTTCCGGGTGATCTTCTTGTTTATGACTATAAGAGCCGTCTCCTTCAAAGAAGAACACAAGTGGTGCCTTGTGGTTCGAAGAAAGCTTCTTTTGAATAATACTGTTATTGGTGTAATCATTTACTCTATACAGAGCTTGAGCCTGATTACCTTTTATGCCTTTATTACTTATATAATTTTCAATCTTTTTCACTGCTACTAATCCATCTTTATAATCCTTAGGATTTAATGGCTTCGGTTCTTCCTTCGTCGGCTTTTCAGGAGTAATCGGCGTCTTCTTGCCCGGTTCCGTTTTCGTTATTGGAACAGTCGGCGTTGCAGCCTTATTAACCTTAGGCCATGGAAGAATGCCGTTGGCTACTTGATGCAGATACACTGCGAGCACATCACGGCCATAGCCCTTATTCTCCAGACCGTATTTTTTCGCAAAATCTTGCAGTGCCGCGTTAAGCTCCTTATCCCAATCGCCTGTTGTTGGAAGCTTGTACGAGAAGCTGTCTGGATACTTCTTGGCAAGCTTGTTCAAATTCTCTCTCGCAAGCTGGCTGTTCACGCCATACTTACTCCGCAGGGCGGCGGCTTCCTTGGCAATGGCCTTTTGATCGGCAACGGTCAGCTTATGGGCCGCATCTGCGTATTGTCCGGACAGCTCCTCTAGCCGGTTCGCATCGAGATAGGAGCTGGCAGAATGCCCACGAATCAGCTCGTTGATTAGCACATTGTCACGCAGTTGGTTGGCGAGAAGATGCATCTGCTTTTGCTTGGCTTTGTCATTTGCGCCGTGCGCTTCCCACCACTGGGACGTGTATTCATGCATTTGCGCTCTGGCCCAGGCAGGCATACGATCTATTTCTGCCACCTTCTGACGCAATTGCTTGGCCTTGGCTGCTGCTTCCTTGGCACCCTTTTTGTCACCTGCTGCCACGGCTTTGTAATAGTCCTTTTTAGATTGAAGCAGCAAATCCTGCACCCATTGCGGATATCCCTTTCCCTTCAATTCTTGAATCAGGGATTTATAGGCTTTCAGTTCTGCATCAGGCACCTGATTTTTTATGAGCTTACTGGCCTTGATATGAAGCGTTCCATCGGTTCGGATATAGCTAGTTTTGCACGTCAGAGATATTTCGCGAGTAGCGGTCATCTGTACCTTTTTACCATGCAGCACCAAGTCTGTATCGGCGTGAAAGGTAAGATCGTGATGACTATACACGTGAATACCGGAAGCAGGATTTAAGCGTACAAGTATCTTTTCTTTCTGGGTGGAGAGAGCTACTTCTTTATCATCGAATCTCGCCACTTTTTGAGTTTTGGTATGAAACAGCTTTCTTGCTGGCTTGCTGATTTCATCTCCTTTGTAGTCTCTCTTACGCAGGGATTGAACCACGCGAGCTTCCTGCTCTTTGTTGGACGGAAAATATAAATGGACATGATCCCCAAGCTCGGGCATGCAGTGCCAACCGATTCCACCACCGGTATACAAGGTGGGGTAAGAAAACCAGCAACCCCCAGCTTTGGACTGCAAAGAATCCACGGACAAGTGAAGTTTAACCGACTCTCCTTCACCATCTAAATCAATGACTTTCCCTTCAATGGAGGTACCTTGTATGTGTTGATTATATATAACCTCCCTCGGAATGCCTGTTCCCGGAACGAGAAAGTAGTCATATGTCATAAGACCTTGCTTCATCTCTGCATGAATCTGATCGATAACCCAATGCTTTCGTTGAAACACGACGACATCTCCAAGTTCAAAACGTTTCGTATCCTCCACTTCAGCATATGTATACTGGGGACATGACTTTGTTTTTTGGAGGGAAAAGTTAATGCTTCGCAGTTCACCTTTCACCTGATCTTTCGATGTGCCCAACCATAGTCTCGGGAACACGGATGTAATCTCGGCAATCAGTCCAGTTTGCAGATGAGAGGCCATTCTTTTTAAAAACTCCCAATCACTCTCCCCATACTGAATCGAAAAGCCGTCCAGCTTTTTATCGCTGTCAGTCAGGTCAATAAAATCCCCGTGTGGATAAGCATCTATGAGTTCGCGGAACAATTGGTAATACGTCAAGCTACTGTTTTGAAACGAACGGTTTTTCCGTTGTTGATCCATCAAATATGTAAAAGAGGCAGCCTCTATGTACATGTGATATACGCCTTTTTTGAATCCAATGCTAATATTGGTGACTATTCCTTTAAAAATACTAACCATCCCTCGATCTTCATCCGTCTCATATACCTCCAGCACATCCTTATCATGTGCTAAACCGTCATACTTAGCATGATCCTCATCCGGTATGAGAGCAGTGATGTACACCTTGCCGTGCTCATTCACCTTCTGTGTCAATTCAAAGTCCAGCAGCCGGACAATATCATACGGTGCATTTACCCTAATATTTCCATACGTCAGCACAGTTCCTGCCAGTCCCATCTTACTCCCCCCATTTGTCTTAACATGTGATGTCACTTCTTACAATCAGTAGCTATTCCTGCCCGTCTGTCGTGAATGAAATTTTTCCACACCACATGCATAAGTTCGTGGAGCAGCTCATAAGAGCCGGAGATTGATCTACGTATACATCCTTCTTTCCATTCAACCAAGGCATAGATACGCTCGGTTTGCAGGGCTGCGGAATGATTTTTCCGCAATTACCTTTGTTTGCAGAAGAAACTGCAGGATTATGCATACTGCGGCACATTCCGAATGAAGGGATATGAGTCTGTGGGTGAAAATCTTGAATATTCCCCTGTAATTTATCACCAATGCTAATCCCCCTGTTAGCTGAAACACTAAACCTTCCTGTATGACTTCCATAGTTACACTGTATCTGTGCCCCATCCACTACATAGCTCTCACTCATTCTTGGACTCT carries:
- a CDS encoding discoidin domain-containing protein, with amino-acid sequence MRKTTIICCLAFSILYGCVQHNNSITSSEYNKINTDQVVKPTQNKKQINWMWLQGENDSESLDYLADMEDSTGNTYIVLDDIIDELYANNKESFPKSELEIHRISDDGKAIVLYRETNYLDYSAFLIYDLSTSKKIYQFNIPNSYYAVVSPDLSRCIYTKNGAFYQYSIQERLTKKLNILSHKGTNDSALYDHFSPDSKKLCIQDGNNNLIIFDLLNNKEIKRISMGQENIQVKEWLQNDLLVYTNNNSNQTYILDLKNDHRRLLAKTSEAPVLTLDSRIIAYLNSSGEVEQRDTQTGLLIKYPDIMHRIGFPTVPTQWVQTTTDLVKYRKSIPAKKISASSMLSDQAGNSYAARNIMDGDASTAWCEGAKGDGIGEWIKIDFGSVQELKGFELINGLAKSSDTFQANNRVKRMKLEFSNGQTMMIDNHFMRNEFIDNPVHTSFVKITIEAVEKGSKYHDTCMSEIRFF
- a CDS encoding contractile injection system protein, VgrG/Pvc8 family, with translation MGLAGTVLTYGNIRVNAPYDIVRLLDFELTQKVNEHGKVYITALIPDEDHAKYDGLAHDKDVLEVYETDEDRGMVSIFKGIVTNISIGFKKGVYHMYIEAASFTYLMDQQRKNRSFQNSSLTYYQLFRELIDAYPHGDFIDLTDSDKKLDGFSIQYGESDWEFLKRMASHLQTGLIAEITSVFPRLWLGTSKDQVKGELRSINFSLQKTKSCPQYTYAEVEDTKRFELGDVVVFQRKHWVIDQIHAEMKQGLMTYDYFLVPGTGIPREVIYNQHIQGTSIEGKVIDLDGEGESVKLHLSVDSLQSKAGGCWFSYPTLYTGGGIGWHCMPELGDHVHLYFPSNKEQEARVVQSLRKRDYKGDEISKPARKLFHTKTQKVARFDDKEVALSTQKEKILVRLNPASGIHVYSHHDLTFHADTDLVLHGKKVQMTATREISLTCKTSYIRTDGTLHIKASKLIKNQVPDAELKAYKSLIQELKGKGYPQWVQDLLLQSKKDYYKAVAAGDKKGAKEAAAKAKQLRQKVAEIDRMPAWARAQMHEYTSQWWEAHGANDKAKQKQMHLLANQLRDNVLINELIRGHSASSYLDANRLEELSGQYADAAHKLTVADQKAIAKEAAALRSKYGVNSQLARENLNKLAKKYPDSFSYKLPTTGDWDKELNAALQDFAKKYGLENKGYGRDVLAVYLHQVANGILPWPKVNKAATPTVPITKTEPGKKTPITPEKPTKEEPKPLNPKDYKDGLVAVKKIENYISNKGIKGNQAQALYRVNDYTNNSIIQKKLSSNHKAPLVFFFEGDGSYSHKQEDHPEGRYGAMAIVVIDGEIKYTSNNASTLPDYENEDATVNDGVYEFVGGWHKINDLKKRYPALRVRNGGVVPSTKGKNKKPHNATGINIHKGFNEDRLPNKTSIGCITIHKDEFTQFLIVLGVVKHSLTEEPNTSIQGLTIIDRKDRKK
- a CDS encoding DUF4280 domain-containing protein, which encodes MYFKVQFGRLEITKGRYRGAIYTKESPRMSESYVVDGAQIQCNYGSHTGRFSVSANRGISIGDKLQGNIQDFHPQTHIPSFGMCRSMHNPAVSSANKGNCGKIIPQPCKPSVSMPWLNGKKDVYVDQSPALMSCSTNLCMWCGKISFTTDGQE